Proteins encoded within one genomic window of Glycine soja cultivar W05 chromosome 1, ASM419377v2, whole genome shotgun sequence:
- the LOC114415829 gene encoding LOW QUALITY PROTEIN: casein kinase 1-like protein HD16 (The sequence of the model RefSeq protein was modified relative to this genomic sequence to represent the inferred CDS: inserted 1 base in 1 codon; substituted 3 bases at 3 genomic stop codons), producing MKQRYHFNVANERLSQHIEKGYEDRLFINNVASGFTTQVHEISPKFLQKEXIMEQRQKNYYISAIVGFNNENSLVVMSKGTQYLQQSYRVDEXIPFKWIDKKWRXVFYVIIMATIGSRWEIVMSHSDGFLDQVMELDFLCPSEGTHYRWDNGYHITSTAATXDQATFVLSFLRRKLADETQETLYTPSFPSTHHVKEKWSRNLYIAYICYERIVS from the exons ATGAAGCAAAGGTACCATTTCAATGTTGCTAATGAGCGACTATCTCAACACATTGAGAAGGGATATGAGGATAGGTTATTTATCAACAATGTAGCTTCTGGTTTCACGACACAAGTTCATGAAATCTCACCTAAGTttcttcaaaaggaatgaatTATGGAACAAAGACAAAAGAATTATTACATTAGTGCCATAGTAGGATTTAATAATGAGAACTCATTGGTTGTAATGTCTAAAGGGACCCAATACTTGCAGCAATCCTATAGAGTCGATG TCATTCCATTCAAGTGGATCGATAAAAAATGGAGATAAGTCTTTTATGTCATTATTATGGCCACTATTGGGAGTAGATGGGAAATTGTAATGTCCCATAGTGATGGATTTTTGGACCAGGTTATGGAACTTGATTTCTTGTGTCCTAGTGAAGGCACTCATTATAG GTGGGACAATGGTTATCACATCACTTCAACTGCTGCTACATGAGACCAAGCTACTTTTGTTCTGAGTTTTCTAAGAAGAAAACTAGCAGATGAAACTCAAGAGACACTCTACACACCTTCTTTTCCTAGTACTCATCATGTCAAGGAAAAATGGTCAAGAAATTTATATATTGCATATATATGCTATGAGAGAATAGTTTCATGA